CACGGATGTCAATAGTTGTACACGGATGGTGTATAAAGGTATCAACGGTACAATACTTACCGCTAGATCTATGGATTGGAAAGATGACATCTTAACTAATCTTTGGATATTTCCTCGGGGTATGGAAAGGAATGGGGAGGTAGGACCGCAGTCGGTGAAATGGAAATCAAAATATGGAAGTGTAATTGCCTCCGGTTATGATATCTCGACAACTGATGGGATGAACGAAAAGGGATTGGTAGCGAATGTGCTATGGCTTGCCGAATCGGAATATCCAACATGGGACCAGAAAAGCCCAGGCCTTTCGATAGCCGTTTGGGCGCAATACGTTCTGGATAATTTCGCTACGGTAGCTGAAGCGGTCAGCGATTTAAGCGGTGAACATTTTACGGTCATTACCGCTAATGTTCCGGGACAGGAGCGGCTCACCACATTACATCTCTCGCTTTCAGACCAATCAGGCGACAATGCCATATTTGAGTATATAAATGGTAAGCTTGTCATTCATCACGATACGTCTTATAATGTGATGACCAATTCACCCATATTTGATAAACAATTGGCGCTAAATGAATACTGGGCAGAGATCGGTGGAACCACCATGTTACCCGGTACAAATAGGGCGGCCGACCGGTTTGCCCGGGCTTCCTTCTACATTGATGCCATTCCTAAGACTGACGATAGGTTGACGGCGGTGGCAAGTGTGTTTAGTGTGATTCGCAATTGTTCTGTTCCCTTGGGGATCAGTACTCCCGGACAACCTAATATTTCTTCAACGCGGTGGCGCTCGGTTGCTGATCATAAACATTTGGTTTACTACTTTGAAACCACCACCATGCCGAACACGTTTTGGGTAGACTTTAAAACGGTCGATTTCTCCGAAAATGCGCCTGTAAAAATGTTGACGCTGGGCGGCAATATTTATGCGGGTAATGCCATCGATTCTTTTGTCGAAACGGAAGCGTTTAAATTTCAGGGAATTTAGGTGAAAAATACTTGTTAATTTTTCGGTTGCAGGGAAGTGCTGGATACTGATATTTTTGCTAAAAATACTTAAAGTTATGAGCAATCAGGTACAATCTTTCAGCGCATTACATCAATCCGGGAAACCTTTGTTAATAGGGAATGTTTGGGATGTAGAAAGTGCGAAACGCTATCAGAAACTGTCGTTTAAGGCCCTTGGGACTACCAGTTCGGGAATAGCACGCACCCTGGGATATGAAGATGGCGAAAACATGTCCTTTGAGCAGTTGTGTTTTCTGGTGGAAAGAATCATAAAAAATATCGATATACCATTGAGCGTTGACATGGAAAGCGGCTATGGTAATACCGCGAATGAGGTGGCTGATAATATGATAAAACTCTATCAATTGGGTGTTGCGGGTGTAAATCTGGAAGATAGCGTAGTGATAAATGGTGAAAGAACGATTATCGATAAAACTATTTTTACGGAAAAGTTAAACCAAATTACCACAATTCTAGCGGAAAATAATGCCAACTTGTTTATCAATATTCGTTGCGACGCGTATTTGCTTCAGCTAAATAATCCACTGGACGAAGCGAAGACCAGAATTGAAGCTTATGCTTTGGCGAATATTAATGGTATCTTTTTGCCTTGCTTAACCAGCTTGGACGATATTAGAATGCTGACCACCTTTACCGAATTACCGATAAACCTAATGTGTATGCCCGATCTAGCGGATTTTAGCACCCTCAAAGCG
This Olivibacter sp. SDN3 DNA region includes the following protein-coding sequences:
- a CDS encoding isocitrate lyase/phosphoenolpyruvate mutase family protein; this translates as MSNQVQSFSALHQSGKPLLIGNVWDVESAKRYQKLSFKALGTTSSGIARTLGYEDGENMSFEQLCFLVERIIKNIDIPLSVDMESGYGNTANEVADNMIKLYQLGVAGVNLEDSVVINGERTIIDKTIFTEKLNQITTILAENNANLFINIRCDAYLLQLNNPLDEAKTRIEAYALANINGIFLPCLTSLDDIRMLTTFTELPINLMCMPDLADFSTLKAAGVRRISMGDFMNQHIYEYLENTTQTILNSENFSILF
- a CDS encoding linear amide C-N hydrolase, with amino-acid sequence MATLRKSLFVLAVCVLITIHTDVNSCTRMVYKGINGTILTARSMDWKDDILTNLWIFPRGMERNGEVGPQSVKWKSKYGSVIASGYDISTTDGMNEKGLVANVLWLAESEYPTWDQKSPGLSIAVWAQYVLDNFATVAEAVSDLSGEHFTVITANVPGQERLTTLHLSLSDQSGDNAIFEYINGKLVIHHDTSYNVMTNSPIFDKQLALNEYWAEIGGTTMLPGTNRAADRFARASFYIDAIPKTDDRLTAVASVFSVIRNCSVPLGISTPGQPNISSTRWRSVADHKHLVYYFETTTMPNTFWVDFKTVDFSENAPVKMLTLGGNIYAGNAIDSFVETEAFKFQGI